One region of Plasmodium vivax chromosome 7, whole genome shotgun sequence genomic DNA includes:
- a CDS encoding para-aminobenzoic acid synthetase, putative (encoded by transcript PVX_099530A), giving the protein MDRRVVSLFIDFFDSYSYNIVHYLRKVNGAEPIVVHPGELTIEDFLSKYYSQVDNVVISPGYGNPQTGESSGNDLIAGMLERRIDLPILGICYGHQLICHLYGCKIKRVKNMFHGDTNVIYICKYQNVASDLFENVKDGFKATCYNSLKVSKRVRDPLRITCYSICEKEFIVMGTQHKDLPYYTVQYHPESIESDFSYTFFENFKKITLKRGGACRGRQPTVSYADHQLASKHLRGEPPRKLPKKGGTPNQWRIKIVKLSGVHNLRNFSHAIFRAICYDPSGVSFWLDSNGEVLVAPPGGSSVEGQHGGGASAGGSHAQSSHVHSSQPLNSQLPNSQLPNSQLPNSQLPNSQLPNSQLPNSQPLNSQPLNSQLHNCGRFSYMGNAKGRLSELVEYYYAEGGGGHQTKGTIVQLGKGPSDEWYRVRHHSEDPNNCLVHHLRDRIDRLKGNYSILLEEVKMEKWDGTFGGCRRNCGEGPADCSTGGEQQQGEDEEEEEEEEEEEEEEEEEEEEEEEEEEEEEPPQDGNPYGGYPYQGYPYEGHLPKGAIEEDQFVTHKNSCLLGYFGFFTYEYNKETMKMLYKKKWKNHAEGTDSKSAIPISVFIFPQNLISLDLVSNTVYLISLEPEEASVKSPLGHFHPSWSSQDVQDILQYNARWNYKAIRKIAKIVKAKMRSYEHGQVPSLCIPPELPHTEGSGNKIIFRPLVGKDKYMENVKRCKEYIEKGHSYELCLTTQFRGEYFGSDGNAPPVDFLNVYLHVRNVNKVAYSCYMHYWRELHDEAVPLAVSANSVIDTHLQFTLMCLSPEEFLRKDKDDVLFSKPIKGTIRRGSSVEEDAKLKGQLLNSKKDRAENLMIVDLTTNDFHRICQTDTVRVSHLFQIESYAYLHQMVSQIRGRLLPGKSFADAIVNVFPGGSMTGAPKPISMAILQSIEKAPRGVYSGSIGFISVQGNFILNIVIRTAVVQSNTISIGAGGAVTIKSDETEEYNEMLLKFMSVARPIW; this is encoded by the exons ATGGATCGACGCGTGGTGAGCCTCTTCATCGACTTCTTCGACTCGTACTCCTACAACATCGTGCACTACCTGCGGAAGGTAAACGGGGCAGAACCGATCGTAGTGCACCCAGGGGAGCTGACCATTGAGGATTTTCTGAGCAAATATTATTCCCAAGTAGACAATGTGGTGATCTCCCCAGGGTATGGAAAtccccaaacgggggagagcAGCGGAAACGACTTAATCGCAGGGATGCTGGAGAGGAGGATTGACCTTCCCATCCTGGGCATTTGCTATGGGCACCAATTAATTTGCCACCTCTATGggtgtaaaataaaaagagtaaAGAACATGTTCCACGGGGACACCAACGTAATTTATATTTGCAAGTACCAAAATGTGGCTAGCGATTTgtttgaaaatgtaaaagacGGGTTCAAAGCGACGTGTTATAACTCTTTAAAGGTGTCCAAACGGGTGAGGGACCCCTTGCGGATTACTTGCTACTCTATTTGTGAAAAGGAATTCATAGTCATGGGCACGCAACATAAGGACCTCCCCTACTACACTGTGCAGTACCACCCCGAGTCTATCGAGAGTGATTTCAGCtacacattttttgaaaactttaaaaagattacccttaaaagggggggtgcATGTAGGGGGAGACAACCCACTGTCAGCTATGCAGACCACCAACTGGCCAGTAAACACCTGCGGGGAGAACCTCCAAGAAAGCtgcccaaaaaaggaggtacACCAAATCAGTggagaataaaaattgtaaaactCTCGGGGGTGCACAACTTGCGTAATTTCTCGCACGCCATTTTTAGAGCCATTTGTTACGACCCTAGTGGTGTGTCTTTTTGGCTGGACAGCAACGGGGAAGTGTTGGttgcccccccggggggaagCTCCGTCGAGGGCCAACACGGTGGGGGTGCCAGTGCGGGTGGGAGCCACGCACAAAGCAGCCATGTGCATAGTAGCCAACCGCTCAACAGCCAACTGCCCAACAGCCAACTGCCCAACAGCCAACTGCCCAACAGCCAACTGCCCAACAGCCAACTGCCCAACAGCCAACTGCCCAACAGCCAACCGCTCAACAGCCAACCGCTCAACAGCCAACTGCATAACTGCGGCAGATTTTCCTACATGGGGAACGCCAAGGGGCGTTTAAGCGAACTGGTGGAGTATTACtacgcggagggggggggagggcacCAAACGAAAGGCACCATCGTTCAGTTGGGGAAGGGGCCAAGCGACGAATGGTACCGAGTTAGGCACCACAGTGAGGACCCAAACAACTGTCTGGTGCATCACCTGAGGGACAGGATAGACCGCCTCAAGGGTAACTATAGCATCCTCTTGGAGGaggtcaaaatggagaagtgGGATGGCACCTTCGGTGGGTGCAGAAGGAACTGCGGTGAGGGCCCGGCGGACTgctccacagggggggaacaacaacagggagaagacgaagaggaggaggaggaggaggaggaggaggaggaggaggaggaggaggaggaggaggaggaggaggaagaagaagaagaagaagagcccCCCCAAGATGGGAACCCCTATGGAGGCTACCCCTATCAAGGCTACCCCTACGAAGGCCACCTCCCTAAAGGGGCAATCGAGGAGGACCAATTCGTGACGCACAAAAACTCTTGCCTCTTGGGCTActttggcttcttcacctACGAGTACAATAAGGAGACCATGAAAATgctgtataaaaaaaagtggaagaatCATGCAGAGGGTACGGACTCGAAGAGCGCCATCCCAATTtcggtttttattttccctcaGAATTTGATATCCCTCGATTTGGTTAGCAACACCGTTTACCTAATTTCGCTCGAACCGGAGGAGGCATCTGTTAAGTCTCCGCTGGGGCACTTCCACCCCTCTTGGAGCAGCCAAGATGTGCAAGACATCCTGCAGTACAACGCCAGATGGAATTACAAAGCCATccgcaaaattgcaaaaattgtgaaggcaaaaatgaggTCTTATGAACATGGTCAGGTCCCCTCTTTGTGCATCCCCCCGGAGTTACCCCACACGGAGGGAAGCgggaacaaaattatatttcgCCCCCTGGTTGGtaaagataaatatatggaaaatgtaaaacgGTGCAAAGAGTACATTGAAAAGGGGCATTCTTACGAACTTTGCTTAACGACCCAATTTCGGGGGGAATATTTCGGGTCGGATGGTAATGCACCCCCTGTAGATTTTCTAAATGTATATTTGCACGTAAGGAACGTCAATAAAGTCGCCTACAGTTGTTACATGCACTACTGGAGAGAGCTCCACGATGAGGCGGTACCTCTTGCAGTAAGTGCCAACTCGGTGATCGATACGCATCTCCAGTTCACCCTCATGTGCCTCAGTCCGGAGGAATTCCTCCGAAAGGATAAAGACGACGTCCTCTTTAGCAAACCAATCAAAGGGACCATCAGGAGAGGAAGCTCTGTCGAAGAGGATGCAAAACTGAAAGGGCAACTACTCAATAGCAAAAAAGACAGAGCCGAAAATCTTATGATCGTCGATCTGACCACCAACGACTTTCACAGGATTTGCCAAACGGATACCGTCCGTGTTAGCCACTTGTTTCAGATTGAGAGCTACGCGTATCTCCACCAAATGGTTTCCCAAATAAGAGGAAGGCTTCTCCCTGGGAAATCCTTTGCAGATGCCATTGTCAACGTTTTTCCAGGCGGGTCCATGACGGGCGCGCCCAAGCCCATATCTATGGCGATTCTGCAGAG CATCGAAAAGGCCCCCAGGGGGGTTTACTCCGGGTCCATTGGCTTCATCTCCGTCCAGGGCAATTTCATCCTTAACATCGTCATCCGCACGGCTGTCGTGCAAAGCAACACG ATCTCCATCGGGGCCGGTGGCGCCGTCACCATCAAGAGTGATGAGACGGAGGAGTATAACGAAATGCTCCTCAAGTTTATGAGCGTGGCGAGACCAATTTGGTAA
- a CDS encoding phosphoglycerate kinase, putative (encoded by transcript PVX_099535A) — protein MLGNKLSITDVKAIQGKKVLVRVDFNVPIENGVIKDTNRITATLPTIHHLKKEGAAKIILISHCGRPDGTKNLKYTLKPVAETLGTLLGEEVLFLSDCVGEEVAAQINQAKDNSVILLENLRFHVEEEGKGVDAAGNKIKASKEDMEKFQNELTKLGDVFINDAFGTAHRAHSSMVGIKMNVKASGFLMKKELEYFSKALENPQRPLLAILGGAKVSDKIQLIKNLLDKVDKMIIGGGMAYTFKYVLNNMKIGDSLFDEAGSKIVNEIMEKAKAKNVEIYLPVDFKVADKFDNNANTKVVTDEEGIEDKWMGLDAGPKSIENYKDVILSSKTIIWNGPQGVFEMPNFAKGSIECLNLVIEATKKGAISIVGGGDTASLVEQQQKKNEISHVSTGGGASLELLEGKELPGVVALSSK, from the coding sequence ATGCTGGGAAACAAGCTGAGCATCACGGACGTGAAGGCCATCCAGGGGAAGAAGGTGCTGGTGCGCGTCGATTTCAACGTGCCAATTGAAAATGGAGTGATAAAGGACACGAACCGAATCACGGCCACGCTGCCCACGATTCACCACCTGAAGAAGGAAGGAGCGGCCAAGATTATCCTCATTTCGCATTGCGGAAGGCCAGACGGAACGAAGAATCTAAAGTACACCCTAAAGCCAGTAGCAGAAACGTTAGGGACGCTACTCGGGGAGGAAGTGCTCTTCCTGAGCGACTGCGTAGGGGAAGAAGTAGCTGCCCAAATAAACCAAGCGAAAGACAATTCGGTCATTCTTCTTGAAAATTTGAGATTCCACGtagaagaagagggaaaaggggTAGATGCAgcaggaaataaaataaaggcaaGTAAAGAAGATATGGAGAAGttccaaaatgaattaaCCAAATTAGGAGACGTCTTTATTAATGATGCTTTTGGGACAGCTCACCGAGCACATAGCAGTATGGTTggaattaaaatgaatgttAAGGCCTCCGGatttttgatgaaaaaagaattggAGTATTTTAGTAAAGCCTTGGAAAATCCACAGAGACCTCTACTAGCCATTTTAGGTGGAGCAAAAGTGTCAGATAAAATTCAGCTAATAAAGAACCTCCTAGATAAAGTAGACAAGATGATAATTGGTGGAGGGATGGCCTACACCTTTAAATACGTTTtgaataatatgaaaatagGAGACTCCCTTTTTGATGAAGCTGGCAGCAAAATTGTGAACGAAATTATGGAAAAGGCCAAAGCGAAAAATGTAGAGATTTACCTTCCAGTAGATTTCAAAGTGGCAGACAAATTTGATAATAATGCAAATACAAAAGTTGTGACTGATGAGGAAGGTATTGAAGATAAATGGATGGGACTAGATGCTGGGCCTAAAAgtatagaaaattataagGATGTCATTTTAAGCTCCAAAACGATCATTTGGAATGGTCCCCAGGGGGTATTTGAGATGCCCAATTTTGCCAAGGGTAGTATTGAATGCCTTAACCTCGTCATCGAAGCTACGAAGAAGGGAGCCATAAGCATCgtcggggggggagatacTGCTTCGCTGGTCGAACAACAACAGAAGAAGAACGAAATTAGCCACGTGTCCACCGGTGGGGGCGCGTCCCTCGAGTTGCTGGAGGGGAAGGAGCTCCCGGGTGTCGTGGCCCTCTCGAGTAAGTAG